The genomic DNA GCGCGCGTGATCGCCAGACCATCGGTTTTGCGACTGTGCGTGCCGGCGATGTGGTCGGTGACCACACCGTGCTGTTCGCCGCTGAAGGTGAGCGCCTGGAAATCACCCACAAGGCTTCCAGCCGCATGACCTTCGCCAAGGGTGCGGTGCGTGCCGCGCTGTGGCTGGATGGGCGTGAGGCGGGCTTGTACGACATGCAGGATGTGCTGGAGCTGCGTTAAGCCGTTCCCTCGGGGTACATGTGATCCCTGTAGGAGCGGCCTTGCGTCGCGAAAGGGTCGCGCAGCGGCCCCAGGGATCTCGGCAGCGCCGCAGAAAGCTAGGGCTGCTACGCAGCCCTTTCGCGACACAAGGCCGCTCCTACGCGCGTGTTCATTGCCCAAGAAGGTCAGCCTGTCGCAATCATGTGTTTTAGAGGCACATTTACGGTAGACCAAAAAAGCACTTTTCTGTAAGCTACAGCTTTAGTGTGTCCACTAAAAGCGCGCAGCGAATTGAATTCAGCACATAGAAGCGGGGTGACGTGTCCATACGTCACTCCGCTTTTTTGCAACCTGCGATCGCCCTTTCATGCTTGATTTACGGGAGGTCTTCTTGACAAAGCCAGCCATACTCGCCCTTGCCGACGGCAGTATTTTTCGCGGTGAAGCCATCGGAGCCGACGGTCAGACCGTTGGTGAGGTGGTGTTCAACACCGCTATGACCGGCTACCAGGAAATCCTTACAGACCCTTCCTACGCGCAGCAAATCGTTACTCTGACCTACCCGCACATTGGCAACACCGGTACCACTCCGGAAGACGCCGAGTCGAACCGTGTCTGGTCCGCCGGCCTGGTCATCCGTGACCTGCCGCTGCTGGCCAGCAACTGGCGTAACACCCAGTCGCTGCCTGACTACCTCAAGGCCAACAATGTCGTTGCCATCGCCGGCATCGACACCCGTCGCCTGACCCGTATTCTGCGTGAAAAGGGCGCTCAGAACGGCTGCATTCTCGCCGGTGACAACATCAGCGAAGAAGCCGCCATCGCCGCTGCCCGCGCCTTCCCGGGCCTCAAGGGCATGGACCTGGCCAAGGTCGTTTCCACCAAGGAGCGTTACGAGTGGCGCTCCAGCGTGTGGGAGCTGAAAACCGACAGCCACCCGACCCTGGAAGCTTCCGAGCTGCCGTACCACGTTGTTGCCTTCGACTACGGCGTCAAGCTGAACATCCTGCGCATGCTGGTCGCCCGTGGCTGCCGCGTGACCGTGGTGCCTGCCCAGACCCCGGCCAGCGAAGTGCTCGCGCTCAACCCTGATGGTGTGTTCCTGTCCAACGGCCCTGGTGATCCAGAGCCATGCGACTACGCGATCCAGGCGATCAAAGAGATCCTCGACACCGATATTCCGGTGTTCGGCATCTGCCTGGGCCACCAGCTGCTGGCGCTGGCCTCTGGCGCCAAGACCGTGAAAATGGGCCACGGCCACCATGGTGCCAACCACCCGGTCCAGGACCTGGACACCGGCGTGGTCATGATCACCAGCCAGAACCACGGTTTCGCCGTAGACGAAGCCACCCTGCCGGGTAACGTTCGCGCCATCCACAAGTCGCTGTTCGACGGCACCCTGCAGGGTATCGAGCGTACCGACAAGAGCGCGTTCAGCTTCCAGGGCCACCCTGAAGCGAGCCCGGGCCCGACCGACGTCGCGCCACTGTTCGATCGTTTCACCGATGCCATGGCCAAGCGCCGCTGAGCATCCTGCTTCAAGGCCCCGGGCCGGCACCTGCCGCGCCCGGAAGCGCCTGAC from Pseudomonas putida includes the following:
- the carA gene encoding glutamine-hydrolyzing carbamoyl-phosphate synthase small subunit; translated protein: MTKPAILALADGSIFRGEAIGADGQTVGEVVFNTAMTGYQEILTDPSYAQQIVTLTYPHIGNTGTTPEDAESNRVWSAGLVIRDLPLLASNWRNTQSLPDYLKANNVVAIAGIDTRRLTRILREKGAQNGCILAGDNISEEAAIAAARAFPGLKGMDLAKVVSTKERYEWRSSVWELKTDSHPTLEASELPYHVVAFDYGVKLNILRMLVARGCRVTVVPAQTPASEVLALNPDGVFLSNGPGDPEPCDYAIQAIKEILDTDIPVFGICLGHQLLALASGAKTVKMGHGHHGANHPVQDLDTGVVMITSQNHGFAVDEATLPGNVRAIHKSLFDGTLQGIERTDKSAFSFQGHPEASPGPTDVAPLFDRFTDAMAKRR